A genomic region of Chitinivibrionales bacterium contains the following coding sequences:
- a CDS encoding sigma-54 dependent transcriptional regulator encodes MKPETIITLPVLLVDDELDFLKSASVTLRLGGFAVATCQNSGDVLTLMAGQRFGVVLLDIMMPENQGTQLLPEIVKAYPESPVIMLTAINNVDTAVCCMRAGAFDYLVKPVEKDRLITSVRRAMDFVEIRNENTRLKGYLLDDRLQRPELFERFVTRDRKMTAIFQYVEAIAQTPMPVLITGETGAGKELIARIIHDASGRSGEFVSVNTAGLDDSMVSDTLFGHEKGAFTGADSRREGLVAKASGGTLFLDEIGDLPRESQVKLLRLLDDRTYYPVGSDSLRQSTARIIVATNRDMVALRKEGTFRSDLYFRLQSHQIDLPPLRERPSDIPLLIDHFVERASVELKHPAPSVPQGIYALLAAYPFPGNVRELRNLIFDSVSVEKGGTLAGSFFTERLSKVTGSVKGSGVSTLFYSPEDLSRLRTLPAIKDAESMLINEALRRAGNNQTIAAQLLGMTRSALNKRLTRGKQ; translated from the coding sequence ATGAAACCTGAAACAATAATAACATTACCCGTTCTGCTCGTCGATGACGAACTCGATTTCCTTAAGAGCGCATCGGTGACACTGCGCCTGGGCGGCTTCGCCGTCGCCACCTGCCAGAACAGCGGCGACGTGCTCACCCTCATGGCCGGGCAGCGCTTTGGCGTCGTGTTATTGGACATCATGATGCCGGAAAACCAGGGGACACAACTTCTGCCGGAGATTGTCAAGGCCTATCCGGAATCGCCGGTCATCATGCTCACGGCGATCAATAACGTTGACACGGCCGTCTGCTGCATGCGTGCGGGTGCGTTTGATTACCTCGTGAAACCTGTGGAAAAAGACCGGCTGATAACGAGTGTGCGCCGCGCAATGGACTTTGTGGAAATCCGCAATGAAAATACGCGGCTCAAAGGCTACCTGCTTGACGACCGCCTGCAGCGGCCGGAGCTTTTCGAGCGGTTCGTGACCCGGGACAGGAAAATGACGGCCATTTTCCAGTACGTCGAGGCCATTGCCCAAACGCCGATGCCGGTGCTTATCACGGGGGAAACCGGCGCAGGCAAGGAACTGATCGCACGCATCATCCACGACGCAAGCGGCCGTTCCGGCGAGTTTGTATCGGTCAACACGGCCGGGCTCGACGATTCGATGGTGAGCGACACGCTGTTCGGACATGAAAAGGGCGCATTTACCGGCGCCGACTCCCGGCGGGAGGGCCTTGTCGCAAAGGCTTCGGGTGGTACGCTTTTCCTTGACGAAATAGGAGACCTTCCGCGCGAATCGCAGGTGAAGCTCCTCAGGCTGCTGGATGACCGGACCTATTACCCCGTTGGATCCGATTCCCTCCGGCAGTCGACGGCGCGCATCATCGTGGCGACCAACCGTGACATGGTCGCTCTGCGCAAGGAGGGTACCTTCAGGAGCGACCTGTATTTCCGGCTGCAAAGCCACCAGATAGACCTGCCGCCGCTCAGGGAAAGGCCGAGCGACATTCCGCTTCTCATCGATCACTTTGTCGAACGGGCGTCCGTCGAACTTAAGCACCCCGCGCCGTCGGTGCCCCAGGGAATTTATGCCTTACTCGCCGCGTATCCGTTTCCAGGGAACGTCCGGGAATTGAGGAACCTGATTTTCGATTCTGTCAGCGTCGAAAAGGGAGGCACCCTCGCAGGCTCTTTTTTTACCGAGCGCCTTTCAAAGGTCACGGGATCGGTAAAAGGCTCCGGCGTGTCGACACTGTTTTATTCACCCGAAGACCTGTCGAGGCTAAGAACCCTGCCTGCCATCAAGGACGCGGAATCCATGCTCATCAACGAGGCGCTCAGGCGAGCGGGCAACAACCAGACCATTGCCGCCCAACTGCTCGGCATGACAAGATCCGCGCTTAATAAGAGGCTCACGCGAGGCAAACAGTAA
- a CDS encoding OmpA family protein: MLRKKIKIVFQAIVIIAGGTLLMVGCVKIVSRQDSAAALNPPAAQKPALPPEKKIDLGVLYFDRDKTVLTPDALSRLYNVGHFLAANPGYRVIIEAYSDERDDNTYDSYLSEERAKSVYNWLVLYGAYQIEAKRVIVHTFGNSKPAQKNCGDDDTCHEKNRRVELTAITNG, from the coding sequence ATGTTAAGGAAAAAGATTAAAATCGTTTTTCAGGCGATAGTGATCATTGCTGGCGGCACGCTCCTTATGGTCGGTTGCGTAAAAATAGTGTCGCGGCAAGACAGTGCGGCCGCACTGAACCCGCCGGCAGCACAGAAACCGGCCCTACCGCCGGAAAAGAAAATCGATCTCGGTGTGCTGTATTTTGACCGGGACAAAACAGTGCTTACGCCAGACGCGCTTTCTCGTTTGTATAATGTTGGCCATTTTTTGGCTGCCAATCCGGGCTACCGGGTTATTATTGAAGCTTATTCCGACGAAAGGGACGATAATACATACGATTCCTACCTGTCTGAAGAGCGTGCTAAAAGCGTTTACAATTGGCTTGTATTGTATGGAGCCTATCAAATTGAAGCAAAGAGAGTTATTGTCCATACCTTCGGCAATAGTAAGCCGGCGCAGAAAAATTGCGGTGACGATGACACTTGCCATGAAAAAAACAGGCGAGTGGAGCTGACAGCCATTACTAACGGTTGA
- a CDS encoding response regulator encodes MSDAMRRQRILVVEDEQDLLKSVTLTLRRAGYETVPVDNGADAFVEIVTANKMKEQFALVITDHHLPVISGTELIDRLSAEGFTVPFGMITAYGSKELYSELKKRGSLFCLDKPFNIAEIVECVSAALKSASDVNGPDNPHGDSGISLSPGKAETKQ; translated from the coding sequence ATGAGTGATGCCATGCGGCGACAAAGAATACTTGTGGTCGAAGACGAGCAGGACCTTTTAAAATCTGTGACGCTTACCCTGCGGAGGGCCGGCTATGAAACGGTCCCGGTGGACAACGGCGCAGACGCCTTCGTGGAAATCGTGACTGCAAATAAAATGAAGGAACAGTTCGCCCTTGTAATTACCGACCATCATCTTCCTGTAATTTCGGGCACAGAATTGATCGACCGATTGAGCGCCGAGGGCTTTACCGTTCCCTTCGGCATGATCACCGCCTACGGCTCAAAGGAGCTGTACAGCGAACTTAAAAAGCGTGGCAGTTTATTTTGCCTTGACAAGCCGTTCAACATTGCGGAAATCGTTGAGTGTGTTTCCGCCGCATTAAAGTCTGCATCCGACGTTAATGGACCGGACAATCCGCACGGCGATTCCGGAATCAGCCTATCGCCGGGGAAAGCCGAAACAAAACAATAA
- a CDS encoding OmpA family protein — protein MRGHGALVFASVTAAIFLSAVSCSKKVTKLTVEKPVVAEKPAPAPPPFDSTSFKEARLQGELEQQAREALQNIYFDFDKSTIKPEGETRLTIIGKFMADHPAMRILIAGNCDERGSAEYNIGLGQKRAQNAKNFLVTYGVASDRIELTSYGKERPAVAGCTDEECHAKNRRDEFSVLEGTAKSISQAQ, from the coding sequence ATGCGTGGACACGGGGCACTTGTGTTCGCATCGGTGACGGCGGCAATCTTTCTCTCGGCCGTGTCGTGTTCAAAAAAAGTCACGAAGTTGACCGTGGAAAAACCTGTTGTTGCGGAGAAGCCTGCTCCGGCGCCGCCCCCATTCGATTCGACGAGCTTTAAAGAGGCGCGGCTGCAGGGTGAATTGGAGCAGCAGGCCAGGGAAGCGCTGCAAAACATTTATTTCGACTTTGACAAGTCCACAATAAAGCCGGAAGGTGAAACAAGGCTCACCATTATCGGGAAGTTTATGGCAGATCATCCGGCGATGAGGATACTCATTGCCGGCAACTGCGATGAGCGGGGGTCAGCCGAATACAACATTGGACTCGGCCAGAAACGGGCGCAGAACGCCAAAAACTTTCTGGTGACCTATGGCGTGGCGTCCGACCGCATTGAATTGACCTCCTACGGCAAGGAGCGCCCTGCGGTAGCCGGCTGTACGGACGAGGAATGCCACGCGAAAAACAGACGGGATGAATTCTCCGTGCTGGAGGGTACAGCTAAATCTATAAGCCAGGCGCAATAA